From Nicotiana tabacum cultivar K326 chromosome 22, ASM71507v2, whole genome shotgun sequence, one genomic window encodes:
- the LOC107814747 gene encoding uncharacterized protein LOC107814747 — protein sequence MQEKMNGLKALILEQTPSAYSSFKRRDQLRDHQAELLEKLLENGELQSGKGLNQERRLQRLGDTRWGSHCRTLDNFVVLFSSIVHVLEVVECEGSEADDRLQAEAFLSKALQKKEQDIVNAMVFLYLTKERLQVMREDRWMSLMDEELNNRFDVVSGNLLLGMASLNPVNSFANFDKEKIITLAKYYPDEFGELKLRDLSHQLDTFILHMRHGDLRFSDSKGIGDLEKALVEANLAESYSLVYLLIKLTLILPVMTATMERAFSSMKYIKDELRSSISDTFLNGCLVCYFEKEVFTNVSNYVIIDRF from the exons ATGCAAGAAAAGATGAATGGTCTTAAAGCTTTAATTTTAGAACAAACTCCATCGGCATATT CATCTTTTAAGCGTAGAGATCAACTTCGCGATCATCAAGCAGAATTGTTGGAGAAATTGCTAGAGAATGGTGAACTTCAAAGTGGGAAAGGATTAAATCAAGAGCGAAGGCTTCAAAGGCTAGGTGACACTCGTTGGGGATCACATTGTAGAACGTTGGATAACTTTGTTGTTTTATTTTCATCTATTGTTCATGTGCTTGAGGTGGTTGAATGTGAAGGTTCTGAGGCTGATGATAGATTACAAGCAGAAGCGTTTTTGA GTAAAgctttgcaaaagaaagagcaagaTATTGTCAATGCCATGGTATTTCTTTACCTCACAAAGGAAAGGTTGCAAGTAATGAGAGAAGATAGATGGATGTCATTAATGGATGAA GAGCTTAACAATCGTTTTGATGTTGTGAGTGGTAACTTGCTTCTTGGTATGGCTAGCTTGAATCCGGTTAATTCATTTGCTAATTTTGATaaggaaaaaataataacatTGGCCAAGTATTATCCAGATGAGTTTGGTGAATTGAAGCTTCGAGATCTTAGTCACCAACTTGATACTTTCATATTGCACATGCGACATGGTGACCTTAGGTTTTCTGATTCGAAAGGAATTGGTGATTTGGAAAAAGCCTTGGTTGAAGCAAATCTTGCAGAGAGTTATTCACTTGTTTATTTACTTATAAAGTTAACTCTAATTTTACCCGTCATGACTGCAACGATGGAAAGAGCATTTTCATCCATGAAGTACATCAAAGATGAATTACGTAGTAGTATTAGTGATACGTTTTTAAATGGTTGTTTAGTTTGTTACTTTGAGAAGGAAGTATTTACAAATGTAAGTAATTATGTTATTATTGACCGTTTTTAA